One region of Cucurbita pepo subsp. pepo cultivar mu-cu-16 chromosome LG03, ASM280686v2, whole genome shotgun sequence genomic DNA includes:
- the LOC111791423 gene encoding WAT1-related protein At5g07050-like, which yields MGYLQSLGCLLQNAKPYIVVISLQFGYAGMNIISAISLNHGMSHYVLVVYRHAFATVVMAPFALVFERKMRPKITLKIFAQLFVLAFLGPLIDQNFYYLGIKMTSPTFACAISNTLPSMTFIMALLCRMEKLELKSVRCQAKVFGTIVTMVGAMLMTFYKGSVINFFWTGHGRHPNTPPTADAAAASNLHNDGKVIKGSIFLIIATLAWAAFFILQVITMRKYTAHLSLTTMVCFLGTLQAIVVTLAMEHRPHAWAIGWDMNLLAAAYAVRKKIIITVQTHR from the exons ATGGGATACTTACAATCCCTTGGCTGTCTCCTTCAAAATGCAAAGCCTTACATCGTTGTCATCTCCCTCCAATTTGGCTATGCCGGAATGAATATCATCTCTGCCATCTCCCTCAACCACGGTATGAGCCATTACGTTCTCGTCGTCTACCGCCACGCCTTTGCCACTGTTGTCATGGCACCTTTTGCTCTTGTTTTTGAGAG aaaaatgaGACCCAAGATTACACTTAAGATTTTCGCTCAGCTGTTTGTTCTGGCTTTTCTTGG ACCACTGATTGATCAGAACTTCTACTACTTGGGGATAAAAATGACATCCCCAACTTTTGCATGTGCCATAAGCAACACGCTTCCTTCAATGACATTCATCATGGCACTTCTTTGTAG AATGGAGAAGTTGGAGTTGAAGAGTGTGAGATGCCAAGCCAAGGTGTTTGGAACAATAGTGACGATGGTGGGAGCCatgttgatgacattttaTAAAGGAAGTGTCATCAACTTCTTCTGGACTGGGCATGGCCGCCACCCAAACACACCACCCACGGCGGATGCAGCGGCGGCGTCCAACCTTCACAACGACGGAAAGGTCATCAAAGGCTCCATCTTCCTCATCATCGCCACTCTGGCTTGGGCGGCCTTCTTCATTCTGCAAGTCATAACCATGAGAAAATACACAGCCCATCTTTCTCTCACCACCATGGTTTGCTTTTTAGGAACCCTTCAAGCCATTGTTGTCACCCTCGCCATGGAGCACCGCCCTCACGCCTGGGCCATTGGCTGGGACATGAACCTCCTGGCCGCCGCTTATGCggtaagaaagaaaataattataacagtccaaacccaccgctag